A region of Domibacillus sp. DTU_2020_1001157_1_SI_ALB_TIR_016 DNA encodes the following proteins:
- a CDS encoding four-carbon acid sugar kinase family protein has translation MTHSNILNAQDTFAHLPNVPDQSTVNDLLAKELKEFGRKIIVLDDDPTGVQTVHGISVYTDWSPESIEAGFAEENAMFFILTNSRGFTAAQTEQAHTEIATTVQKTAEKFGKEFIIISRGDSTLRGHYPLETEVLKNTIESQSDAAFDGEVIMPFFKEGGRFTIENIHYVQDEHQLVPAGETEFAKDRTFGYRSSHVGEWAEEKSAGVFKASNAVYLSLEDIRALHIDRLVQQLMTVENFNKVIVNAVDYVDAKVVVIALVRAMKAGKHFMFRSAAALTKIIGGVSDRGLLTKEELIKEESNYGGLIMIGSHVKKTTEQFEALKTCDFIEFIEFNVHLVLQPEEFQAEIQRVIETSERLIRAGQTVAVYTKRERLDLGENKQEEELKLSVQISDAVTSIVKRLSVRPRFLIAKGGITSSDIGTNGLGVKRAVVAGQIKPGIPVWWTGDESKFPGMAYVIFPGNVGTKTTLKEVAELLHQ, from the coding sequence ATGACTCATTCAAACATTTTAAATGCACAAGATACATTCGCCCATCTGCCAAACGTTCCAGATCAAAGCACTGTAAATGATCTGCTTGCAAAGGAGCTTAAAGAATTCGGCCGGAAAATTATTGTGCTTGACGATGATCCTACCGGAGTTCAAACGGTCCACGGCATTTCCGTTTACACAGACTGGTCGCCTGAAAGTATAGAAGCGGGCTTTGCAGAAGAAAATGCAATGTTTTTTATCTTAACGAATTCAAGAGGATTTACAGCTGCCCAAACGGAGCAGGCTCATACAGAAATCGCCACAACCGTTCAAAAGACAGCCGAAAAATTTGGGAAAGAGTTTATTATCATCAGCCGGGGGGATTCTACACTGCGCGGGCATTATCCGCTTGAGACCGAGGTGTTAAAAAACACTATTGAGTCACAGTCAGACGCAGCGTTTGATGGAGAAGTAATTATGCCTTTTTTCAAAGAAGGCGGCCGTTTTACCATCGAAAACATTCACTATGTACAGGATGAACATCAGCTGGTACCAGCAGGGGAAACGGAGTTTGCGAAAGACCGGACATTTGGCTACCGCTCCTCCCATGTTGGGGAATGGGCAGAAGAAAAATCAGCTGGCGTTTTTAAAGCATCAAATGCTGTGTACCTGTCCTTGGAAGATATTCGTGCTCTCCATATTGACCGTCTTGTACAGCAATTGATGACAGTTGAAAACTTTAACAAAGTTATCGTAAATGCGGTGGACTATGTAGATGCAAAAGTAGTGGTAATCGCGCTTGTTCGTGCTATGAAGGCCGGGAAGCATTTTATGTTCCGAAGTGCTGCGGCGCTGACGAAAATAATCGGCGGTGTGAGTGACAGAGGGCTTTTAACGAAAGAAGAACTGATAAAAGAAGAATCCAATTATGGCGGGCTGATCATGATTGGCTCTCATGTAAAGAAAACAACTGAACAATTTGAAGCGCTTAAAACATGTGATTTTATCGAGTTCATTGAATTTAACGTTCATCTTGTTTTGCAGCCAGAGGAATTCCAAGCGGAAATTCAGCGGGTGATCGAAACGAGCGAACGTCTCATTCGAGCAGGACAGACGGTTGCAGTTTACACAAAACGGGAACGGCTGGATCTTGGCGAAAACAAGCAGGAAGAAGAATTAAAGCTGTCCGTCCAAATTTCTGATGCTGTAACGAGTATCGTGAAGCGGCTCAGTGTCCGTCCGCGTTTCCTTATTGCCAAAGGAGGCATTACGTCCAGCGATATTGGAACCAATGGGCTTGGTGTAAAGCGGGCTGTTGTAGCGGGACAGATCAAGCCGGGTATCCCGGTTTGGTGGACAGGTGATGAAAGCAAGTTTCCGGGAATGGCATATGTCATTTTCCCTGGGAATGTAGGAACAAAAACCACGCTAAAAGAAGTAGCAGAACTGCTGCACCAATAA
- a CDS encoding gluconate:H+ symporter, protein MDSIFGLSHNVSLLLFAIISIVGLIVLIAKFNVNPFVALIMAALFMGLISGMKLPDILTAFQEGVAGVLGFIAIVLGLGTMLGKMMAESGGAERVARTLVNVFGEKNVHWAMMVVALICGIPVFFQVGVVLLIPLVFVIAKHTGTPLLKIGLSLVAGLAVVHSLVPPHPAAMLAVGIFEANLGKTIFLSLLVALPAAAVAGPIYGSYIAKKIKVEPTGELVEQLTESKHKDLPGFGITIFTILLPVILMLVATIVDLRYPPESSFRQVVDFIGSPVVALLLSLLFAFYSFGFARGFNGKDILTFTNDCLGPVASIILLIGAGGGFNKVLTASGVGDAIAELATAAHLSPIVLAFMIAGLIRAAVGSATVAMTTAAGIVAPIAAMTPGVSPELLVLATGAGSIMLSHVNDSGFWLIKEFFNMSVTQTLKTWTVMETILAFVAFGMVLIVDLFI, encoded by the coding sequence ATGGATTCGATTTTTGGCTTAAGCCATAATGTCAGTTTGCTCTTATTCGCGATTATTTCAATTGTAGGGTTGATTGTTCTGATCGCAAAATTTAATGTGAATCCGTTTGTGGCACTTATTATGGCTGCTTTATTTATGGGCTTAATTTCAGGTATGAAACTGCCGGATATTTTAACAGCCTTTCAAGAAGGAGTTGCCGGTGTTTTAGGCTTTATTGCGATTGTTCTTGGGCTCGGTACGATGCTTGGAAAGATGATGGCGGAATCGGGCGGGGCCGAGCGTGTTGCCCGGACGCTTGTGAATGTATTCGGAGAAAAAAATGTACACTGGGCTATGATGGTTGTAGCGCTTATCTGCGGCATTCCGGTCTTTTTCCAGGTTGGTGTTGTTCTATTAATTCCACTTGTTTTTGTGATTGCGAAACATACGGGCACACCGCTTTTGAAAATTGGTTTATCACTTGTTGCCGGGCTTGCAGTCGTGCATAGTCTTGTTCCGCCGCATCCGGCAGCGATGCTTGCGGTCGGTATTTTTGAAGCAAACCTAGGGAAAACCATTTTCCTTTCTCTGCTTGTTGCTCTGCCGGCTGCAGCAGTTGCAGGTCCAATTTACGGATCTTATATTGCGAAAAAAATTAAAGTAGAGCCAACAGGAGAGCTTGTCGAGCAGCTGACAGAATCTAAGCATAAGGATCTGCCAGGCTTCGGCATTACAATTTTCACGATCTTGCTGCCGGTTATTTTAATGCTGGTTGCAACGATTGTCGATTTACGCTATCCGCCTGAAAGTTCATTCCGTCAGGTCGTTGACTTTATTGGAAGCCCTGTTGTCGCTTTGTTGCTATCGCTTTTATTCGCTTTTTATTCATTCGGGTTTGCCCGCGGCTTTAATGGTAAAGACATTTTAACTTTTACAAATGACTGCCTCGGCCCGGTTGCATCGATCATTCTGTTGATCGGAGCAGGCGGCGGCTTCAACAAAGTATTAACGGCGAGCGGTGTCGGTGATGCGATTGCGGAGCTGGCTACTGCGGCCCACCTTTCACCGATTGTGCTGGCATTTATGATTGCCGGCCTGATCCGCGCAGCCGTCGGTTCTGCCACGGTTGCCATGACGACGGCTGCTGGAATTGTTGCACCGATTGCAGCTATGACGCCGGGAGTCAGCCCGGAACTGCTTGTTCTCGCTACAGGAGCAGGTTCCATTATGCTGTCGCATGTAAATGATTCTGGTTTCTGGCTGATTAAAGAGTTTTTCAATATGTCAGTGACCCAGACACTTAAAACATGGACGGTTATGGAAACGATTTTGGCTTTTGTCGCTTTTGGAATGGTATTAATCGTCGATTTATTTATTTAA
- a CDS encoding LacI family DNA-binding transcriptional regulator, protein MKPKIKDVAKLAGVSPTTVSRVLNNRGYLSQEVRKKVAEAMKELNYVPNDLARSLFTQRTNLIGFIFPTTSNPFYGELIFHMENACFERGYKVLLCNSSNQPEKEEQYVEMLLRNQVDGIISGAHNLGIKAYQHSLPIIAIDRYLSETIPVVSSDNYQGGRLASELLVQKKCKRIIHINGSREMASPANKRRDAYEDVMKENGMEYKTYEIPVMGPAEKIINSLFDEEPDVDGIFASDDYLASRVIAEARRRNKSVPEQLKVVGYDGTSFVRDIFPELTTIQQPIVSIADKAVALLIEEIEGTLKKETEKEYVFPVQLIEGAST, encoded by the coding sequence GTGAAGCCGAAAATAAAAGATGTAGCAAAGTTAGCCGGTGTATCGCCTACAACGGTATCGCGGGTTCTCAATAATCGAGGTTATTTAAGCCAGGAGGTACGCAAGAAGGTAGCGGAGGCAATGAAAGAATTAAATTACGTTCCGAATGATTTAGCCCGCTCTCTTTTTACACAGCGTACCAACCTGATTGGTTTTATTTTTCCAACAACCTCAAACCCATTCTATGGAGAGCTTATTTTTCATATGGAAAACGCTTGCTTTGAACGAGGATATAAAGTGCTTCTTTGCAACAGCTCAAACCAGCCGGAAAAGGAAGAGCAGTATGTAGAAATGCTGCTTCGCAATCAAGTGGACGGTATTATTAGCGGGGCCCATAACCTGGGGATTAAAGCGTATCAGCATTCTCTTCCTATTATTGCGATTGACCGTTATTTATCTGAAACGATTCCGGTTGTATCAAGCGACAACTATCAAGGCGGCCGTTTGGCAAGTGAGCTCCTCGTTCAAAAAAAATGTAAGCGGATTATTCATATTAATGGTTCAAGGGAAATGGCGAGTCCTGCGAATAAACGCAGAGATGCATATGAAGATGTGATGAAAGAAAACGGGATGGAATATAAAACATATGAAATACCAGTAATGGGTCCTGCGGAAAAAATCATAAACAGCCTCTTTGATGAAGAGCCGGATGTAGACGGCATTTTTGCAAGTGATGATTATCTTGCTTCACGGGTTATAGCGGAAGCCAGGCGAAGAAATAAAAGCGTACCGGAGCAGTTAAAAGTTGTCGGATATGACGGCACAAGCTTTGTTAGAGATATCTTTCCGGAATTAACGACAATCCAACAGCCGATTGTGTCGATAGCAGACAAAGCAGTTGCTCTCTTAATAGAAGAGATTGAAGGAACGCTTAAAAAAGAGACCGAAAAAGAATACGTCTTTCCGGTTCAGCTTATTGAAGGGGCCAGCACTTAG
- a CDS encoding glycoside hydrolase family 32 protein, producing MTQIPIKDVYYTEPYRPQFHYSPESNWLNDPNGMVYYNGEYHLFYQYHPHGTTWGPMHWGHAVSSDLVSWEHLPVALEPDSIGAIFSGSAVVDWQDTTGFFDGESGLVAIFTHAGTYPDSDRPRQVQSIAYSKDNGRTWQLYEGNPVLSDESKPDFRDPKVFWHTETNRWVMVLATGQTISIYTSPNLKEWTFASEFGENQGFHEGVWECPDLFELPVDGDPSASKWVLLVSVGDHPHLAEGSRTQYFIGEFNGTAFSNEHSEGTTLWLDYGRDNYAGVSWSDIPHSDSRRVYIGWMSNWKYANLTPSTKWRGAMTLPRTLSLASSEQGIRLVQSPVEELKALRSQSILLKENEDVDQTEAVYMPETNTYELEAEFQIGDTSVFGFSLCTSSTEKTIVGYDVKSEQLFMDRTASGQVDFHEGFAAKHQAVLSPKEGKIKLRIFVDWSSVEVFANDGEIAMTDLIFPDSDSRTVELFIEDGKVTLVSLIVHPLQTIWK from the coding sequence ATGACACAAATACCCATAAAAGATGTTTATTATACGGAACCCTATCGTCCACAATTTCATTATTCGCCGGAGTCAAACTGGCTGAATGATCCGAATGGAATGGTTTATTACAACGGAGAGTATCACTTATTTTATCAATATCACCCGCATGGAACGACATGGGGGCCAATGCACTGGGGGCATGCGGTTTCAAGTGATCTTGTATCCTGGGAGCATCTGCCTGTAGCGCTGGAGCCGGATTCGATCGGAGCCATTTTCTCTGGCAGCGCAGTTGTTGATTGGCAGGATACAACTGGCTTTTTCGATGGTGAAAGCGGGCTGGTGGCCATTTTCACACATGCAGGCACATACCCGGATTCGGATCGTCCAAGGCAAGTACAGAGCATTGCTTACAGCAAAGACAACGGAAGAACGTGGCAGCTGTATGAAGGAAATCCTGTTTTAAGTGATGAATCAAAACCGGATTTCCGGGACCCAAAAGTGTTCTGGCATACTGAAACGAATCGCTGGGTGATGGTACTGGCAACGGGACAAACCATCAGCATCTATACATCACCCAATTTAAAAGAATGGACATTTGCGAGTGAGTTTGGTGAAAATCAGGGGTTTCATGAAGGCGTATGGGAATGCCCGGATTTATTCGAGCTTCCGGTTGACGGAGATCCATCAGCAAGCAAATGGGTGCTGCTTGTCAGCGTAGGCGATCATCCTCATTTGGCGGAAGGATCGAGAACACAATACTTTATTGGTGAATTTAATGGAACCGCATTCAGTAATGAACATTCAGAAGGGACAACCCTTTGGCTTGATTATGGCAGAGATAACTATGCGGGTGTCAGCTGGTCGGATATTCCGCATTCAGACAGCAGAAGAGTGTATATCGGCTGGATGAGCAATTGGAAATACGCGAACCTGACACCGTCTACAAAGTGGCGGGGAGCTATGACACTCCCGCGGACATTGTCGCTTGCATCAAGCGAGCAGGGAATACGGCTCGTTCAATCGCCGGTGGAGGAATTAAAAGCGCTCCGGTCACAGAGTATTTTATTAAAAGAAAATGAAGATGTCGATCAAACAGAAGCGGTGTATATGCCAGAGACAAATACCTATGAGCTGGAAGCAGAGTTTCAAATAGGTGATACCTCCGTATTTGGCTTTTCATTATGCACTTCCTCTACGGAAAAAACGATTGTTGGATATGATGTGAAAAGTGAACAGTTATTTATGGATCGGACGGCTTCCGGACAGGTTGATTTTCATGAAGGCTTCGCCGCCAAACATCAAGCTGTACTTTCACCTAAAGAAGGAAAAATAAAGCTACGGATTTTTGTTGACTGGTCATCGGTGGAAGTATTTGCGAACGACGGCGAAATAGCTATGACTGATTTGATTTTTCCAGACAGCGACAGTCGTACTGTCGAGTTATTCATAGAGGACGGAAAAGTGACACTTGTCTCGCTCATCGTTCATCCGTTACAAACAATCTGGAAATAA
- a CDS encoding ABC transporter permease: MQYIMQNYLLYLFLLPAVLLTIIFKYVPMYGAIIAFKDFSPVKGIWGSEWVGLEHFQSFLTSPNFYDIFMNTLKLSFYGLVLGFPVPILLALMLNQIRRQRVKKNLQLILYAPNFISVVVITGMLFIFLSPNGMVNTLITLIMDKPVSFMTEPEYFRSVYILSGIWQAAGWSSIIYVAALANVDPQLHDAATIDGASLLQRIWHIDLPALKPVMAVLFILAAGGIMGIGFEKAYLMQTDMNIPTSEILPTYVYKVGLQAGDYAYSTAIGLFNSVINLILLVFVNFVVKRLNEGEGLY; this comes from the coding sequence ATGCAATATATTATGCAAAACTATCTGCTTTACTTGTTTTTGCTGCCGGCCGTGCTATTAACGATCATTTTTAAATATGTACCGATGTATGGAGCCATTATCGCTTTTAAGGATTTCAGCCCGGTAAAAGGAATCTGGGGGAGTGAATGGGTCGGGCTCGAACACTTTCAAAGCTTTCTCACATCACCAAACTTTTATGACATTTTTATGAATACATTAAAGCTTAGCTTTTATGGCCTTGTATTGGGATTTCCAGTACCTATTTTATTGGCACTTATGCTGAATCAAATCAGGCGCCAGCGAGTAAAGAAAAACCTTCAGCTTATTTTATACGCACCTAACTTTATTTCAGTTGTTGTCATTACCGGGATGCTTTTTATCTTTTTATCGCCAAACGGCATGGTGAATACACTTATCACACTGATTATGGATAAGCCGGTTTCCTTTATGACAGAGCCTGAGTATTTCCGTTCTGTTTATATTTTGTCCGGCATCTGGCAGGCGGCCGGCTGGTCATCGATTATTTACGTAGCAGCACTCGCCAATGTAGATCCGCAGCTTCATGATGCGGCGACCATTGACGGAGCATCGCTTCTGCAGCGAATCTGGCATATTGATCTTCCAGCCCTGAAACCCGTTATGGCCGTTTTATTTATATTAGCTGCCGGGGGCATCATGGGGATTGGATTTGAAAAAGCGTATCTAATGCAGACAGATATGAATATTCCAACATCTGAAATTTTGCCGACGTACGTGTACAAAGTAGGCCTGCAGGCTGGTGACTATGCATATTCAACCGCTATTGGCCTGTTTAACTCGGTGATTAACTTAATTTTGCTTGTATTTGTGAACTTTGTCGTGAAACGGCTTAATGAAGGCGAAGGTCTCTACTAA
- a CDS encoding carbohydrate ABC transporter permease: MNFQYTKSDRALLLANKVMLVLFTLIILIPLAYILLASFLDPNVLLQKGLALSTSDWTLEGYRRIFQNDAIVRGFFNAFLYSGLFALVTVLTSVLAAYPLAIDGFKGKQIFMVFFIITMFFNGGLIPTYLVIKDLGMLNTIWAIVLPGAVSVFNIILARTYFKAIPKELFEAARIDGASDLHIFFKIVVPLSKPIILVLALYAFVAQWNSYFDAMIYLEDPSMHPLQLVLRSILIQNEVQPGMISDQLAMAELKKVSEMIKYSSIIISSLPLLIMYPFFQKYFEKGAMVGSIK, from the coding sequence GTGAATTTCCAATACACCAAGTCCGACCGGGCGCTGCTGCTGGCCAATAAAGTGATGCTTGTATTATTTACGCTTATTATTTTAATTCCACTTGCTTATATTTTGCTGGCGTCGTTTTTAGACCCAAACGTGCTGCTTCAAAAAGGGCTGGCATTGAGTACCTCTGATTGGACACTGGAAGGGTATAGACGAATTTTCCAAAATGACGCCATTGTGCGGGGATTTTTTAACGCATTTCTTTACTCCGGCTTATTTGCACTTGTGACCGTTTTGACATCGGTTTTGGCCGCATATCCACTGGCGATTGATGGCTTTAAAGGAAAGCAGATCTTCATGGTGTTCTTTATTATTACCATGTTTTTTAATGGCGGGCTGATTCCAACCTACCTCGTTATTAAAGATCTTGGCATGCTGAACACCATTTGGGCGATTGTTCTTCCGGGCGCCGTCAGTGTATTTAATATTATTTTGGCCAGAACATATTTTAAAGCGATTCCAAAAGAGCTGTTCGAAGCAGCCCGGATCGATGGTGCTTCGGACCTGCACATTTTCTTTAAAATCGTTGTGCCGTTGTCTAAGCCTATTATTCTCGTTCTTGCCCTATACGCTTTTGTCGCACAGTGGAATTCTTACTTCGATGCGATGATTTATTTAGAAGATCCGTCGATGCATCCGCTGCAGCTCGTTCTTCGTTCCATCCTGATCCAAAACGAAGTACAGCCGGGCATGATCAGTGACCAACTGGCCATGGCTGAACTGAAAAAAGTATCAGAGATGATTAAGTATTCATCGATTATTATTTCAAGCCTGCCGCTGCTTATTATGTACCCGTTCTTCCAAAAGTATTTTGAAAAAGGAGCCATGGTTGGTTCTATTAAATAA
- a CDS encoding ABC transporter substrate-binding protein: MKKVYKVMSALSISAVLLSACGNGGSSSSSTEALNLENIEFPLKEKATLKFMTQSSPLAPEDPNEKLIYQRLEEKTGVHIDWKNYTSDSFIEKRNLAMASGDLPDAIMDASYSDYELLQLADDEAIIPVEDLIEEHMPNLKKVLEQAPEYRAMITAPDGHIYSFPWIEELGSGKESIHSVDTFPWINQEWLNNLGLDMPKTTEELKKVLIAFKTQDPNGNGKADEIPMSFIINKGGEDLAFLFGAFGLGDNWDHTVVTNDGKVTFTANQDGYKEAMKYFNELYKEGLIDEEAFEQDFNTYLSKGKDERYGLYFTWDKANITGMNEKYELMNPLAGPSGEINVARTNGMGFDRGRMVITSANQNVELTAKWIDQLYDPIQSVQNNWGTYGDNKQQNIFEYDEEKNMLKHLPLEGAAPAELRQKTNIGGPLAILDEYYGKFTTQPDDAAWRLGLMKNVMVPHMKADNIYPKVFFSLEELEKLSKIEADLFAYVHRKRAEWIKTGKVEEEWQDYLAELDRLGLKTWLSIKQDGYDRNAASAE; encoded by the coding sequence ATGAAAAAAGTATACAAGGTAATGTCAGCGCTATCGATCTCCGCAGTACTACTCTCAGCCTGCGGAAATGGGGGAAGTTCAAGCAGCTCAACTGAGGCTTTGAACCTTGAAAATATTGAATTTCCGTTAAAAGAAAAAGCAACCTTAAAATTTATGACGCAAAGCTCTCCTCTGGCGCCGGAGGATCCAAACGAAAAATTGATTTATCAGCGCCTTGAAGAAAAAACAGGCGTGCACATTGATTGGAAAAACTATACGTCTGATTCCTTTATCGAAAAGCGGAACCTGGCAATGGCGAGCGGTGACCTGCCGGATGCTATTATGGATGCATCCTACAGCGATTATGAGTTGCTGCAGCTGGCAGATGATGAGGCGATCATCCCAGTTGAGGATTTGATTGAAGAGCATATGCCAAACCTCAAAAAAGTACTTGAGCAGGCACCGGAATACCGGGCTATGATTACGGCACCAGACGGCCATATTTATTCGTTCCCATGGATTGAAGAGCTTGGCTCCGGCAAGGAAAGTATTCACTCTGTTGATACTTTTCCATGGATTAATCAGGAATGGCTGAATAATCTGGGGCTGGACATGCCAAAAACAACAGAAGAACTAAAAAAAGTATTAATCGCATTTAAAACACAGGATCCAAACGGAAATGGCAAGGCAGATGAAATTCCAATGTCTTTTATTATTAATAAAGGAGGAGAAGATTTAGCTTTTTTATTCGGGGCATTCGGACTCGGGGACAACTGGGATCATACCGTTGTAACCAATGACGGAAAAGTGACTTTTACAGCGAATCAGGACGGTTACAAAGAAGCCATGAAGTACTTTAATGAGCTGTACAAAGAAGGATTAATTGATGAGGAAGCATTTGAACAGGACTTTAACACGTATTTATCTAAAGGAAAAGATGAGCGGTATGGTCTTTATTTCACTTGGGATAAAGCGAATATTACCGGCATGAATGAAAAATACGAGCTAATGAATCCGCTCGCAGGACCAAGCGGTGAAATCAACGTGGCCCGTACGAATGGAATGGGATTTGACCGCGGCCGGATGGTCATTACAAGCGCAAACCAAAATGTAGAGCTGACAGCGAAGTGGATTGACCAATTGTACGATCCGATTCAGTCTGTTCAAAACAACTGGGGCACATACGGGGATAACAAACAGCAAAATATTTTTGAATATGATGAAGAAAAAAATATGCTCAAGCATCTTCCGCTTGAAGGCGCAGCACCGGCAGAGTTAAGACAAAAAACAAATATCGGCGGCCCACTGGCAATTCTCGATGAATATTACGGCAAGTTCACAACACAACCAGATGATGCAGCGTGGCGACTTGGGCTGATGAAAAATGTTATGGTGCCGCATATGAAAGCAGACAACATTTACCCGAAAGTGTTCTTCTCATTAGAAGAATTAGAAAAGCTGTCAAAAATTGAAGCAGACTTGTTTGCTTACGTGCACAGGAAGCGCGCGGAATGGATTAAAACAGGAAAAGTAGAAGAAGAATGGCAGGACTATTTAGCGGAGCTTGACCGCCTTGGCTTAAAAACATGGCTTAGCATCAAGCAGGATGGCTATGACCGAAATGCAGCAAGTGCAGAGTAA
- a CDS encoding LacI family DNA-binding transcriptional regulator produces the protein MKPKIKDVAERAGVSPATVSRVLNNRGYLSEQTRLKVGEAVMELNYIPNDLARSLYTKKTNLIGFVFPSTANAFYGELIALMENICFELGYKVLLCNSSNHPKKEELYVDMLLRNQVDGIISGAHNRGIKDYQRSNLPVVGIDRYLSKSIPVVSSDNYQGGRLATELLVQKSCTSIIHINGPRELETPANKRRDAYEDVLKKAGMPHLTYEILARSSEEQVQLLIKRLFDENPEVDGIFASDDHLAARVLTEAKRRKISVPERLKIIGYDGTESMRTILPELTTIQQPLHAMAQKAVHTLIQEIEGQYNLAGTKEFVFPVKLIEGKTT, from the coding sequence GTGAAGCCGAAAATAAAAGATGTTGCCGAGCGGGCCGGCGTCTCCCCTGCAACGGTATCCAGGGTACTAAACAACCGGGGGTACTTGAGTGAACAAACTCGTTTAAAAGTGGGAGAGGCCGTGATGGAATTAAACTATATACCGAATGACCTTGCCCGATCGCTTTATACAAAAAAAACCAATCTGATTGGATTTGTTTTTCCTTCAACGGCGAATGCATTTTATGGGGAACTGATCGCGCTCATGGAAAATATTTGTTTTGAGTTAGGGTATAAGGTTCTTTTATGCAACAGTTCTAACCATCCGAAAAAAGAAGAATTATATGTCGACATGCTGCTTCGGAATCAAGTGGATGGCATTATTAGCGGGGCACACAATCGAGGGATTAAAGATTATCAGCGATCCAACTTGCCGGTTGTAGGCATTGACCGCTACTTATCCAAAAGCATTCCAGTCGTTTCCAGTGATAATTATCAAGGCGGCCGGCTGGCAACAGAATTGCTTGTTCAAAAAAGCTGTACATCTATTATTCATATAAATGGCCCCAGGGAATTAGAAACACCGGCTAACAAACGCAGGGATGCCTATGAAGATGTGTTAAAAAAAGCGGGCATGCCTCACTTGACGTATGAAATACTGGCAAGGTCCAGCGAAGAGCAAGTTCAATTGCTGATCAAGCGCCTCTTCGATGAAAATCCTGAGGTTGATGGGATTTTCGCAAGTGATGACCACCTTGCTGCCCGTGTATTAACAGAAGCAAAACGAAGAAAGATTTCCGTGCCGGAACGATTAAAAATCATCGGATATGATGGTACAGAAAGCATGCGGACCATCCTGCCCGAACTTACAACTATTCAGCAGCCGCTCCATGCAATGGCCCAAAAAGCGGTTCATACACTCATCCAGGAAATCGAAGGACAGTATAACCTGGCCGGTACAAAAGAATTTGTTTTTCCGGTGAAGCTGATTGAAGGAAAAACAACATAA
- a CDS encoding carbohydrate kinase, with protein MGKVFCIGEALIDFIPVQKNISLKDAACFERVAGGAPMNVAIAVAKYGGEAAIITKIANDHFGDHLMDILEEYHVDTSHIVRSDEGETGLAFVSVDKTGERSFTFCRENAADLLLEKEEIEESWFQSGDVLHFCSVNLTHDEIRSAHKKAINGCRKKGGIISFDPNVRLPLWPDETSCREAIRAFIPMADLLKISDEELFFITGIEEEERAIASLFTGNVKAVIFTKGKSGASLFLKSGQQFHDPGFKVTVMDTTGAGDAFVGGFLSKLLELNVHSKGLAETINIHHESLLSFANASGALTAAVKGAICAALEKKYVLNWAAAQRNKNIFME; from the coding sequence ATGGGAAAAGTATTTTGTATAGGAGAAGCATTAATTGACTTTATTCCGGTTCAAAAAAACATATCTTTAAAAGATGCAGCTTGTTTTGAGAGAGTAGCCGGCGGCGCTCCGATGAATGTAGCGATTGCCGTCGCAAAATACGGCGGGGAAGCAGCCATCATCACAAAAATCGCAAATGACCATTTTGGAGATCATCTTATGGATATCCTCGAAGAATATCATGTCGACACGTCACACATCGTGCGCAGTGACGAAGGAGAAACAGGGCTGGCATTCGTTTCAGTGGATAAAACAGGTGAAAGAAGTTTTACTTTTTGTAGGGAAAACGCGGCAGATTTGCTGCTTGAGAAAGAAGAGATAGAGGAAAGCTGGTTTCAGTCAGGAGATGTACTTCACTTTTGCTCGGTGAATTTAACTCATGATGAGATTCGGTCAGCACACAAAAAAGCGATCAACGGCTGCCGTAAAAAGGGGGGGATCATCAGTTTTGATCCGAATGTACGCCTGCCTCTTTGGCCGGATGAAACAAGCTGCCGCGAAGCGATCAGAGCATTTATACCGATGGCGGACTTGCTGAAAATTTCAGATGAAGAACTTTTTTTTATTACGGGTATTGAGGAAGAAGAAAGAGCCATTGCTTCTTTGTTCACCGGAAATGTAAAAGCGGTCATTTTCACAAAAGGTAAAAGTGGCGCCTCTCTTTTTTTGAAAAGCGGCCAGCAATTTCATGATCCAGGTTTTAAAGTGACAGTTATGGATACAACGGGCGCTGGCGATGCATTTGTTGGAGGCTTTTTATCAAAACTTTTGGAGCTGAACGTCCATAGTAAGGGGCTCGCTGAAACCATCAACATTCATCACGAATCTCTTCTTTCTTTTGCGAATGCAAGCGGTGCACTGACTGCTGCTGTCAAAGGGGCGATTTGCGCAGCACTTGAAAAAAAGTATGTATTGAACTGGGCTGCTGCACAGCGTAATAAAAATATTTTTATGGAGTGA